One stretch of Dokdonia sp. Hel_I_53 DNA includes these proteins:
- a CDS encoding DUF5687 family protein, with the protein MIKQFVSLEWKAFFRSASFQTNLALKILMVFGALSMIVWFSMLGLGLYFGLKKADLKPLLTVNQFMIYYVVGDLIIRYLGQKMPVVNIKPLLLLPFKKSKIVKFALGKTVLAFWNWMHAFFFIPFSIILIVKGYDPLGVLTWHLAMFCLIYTNNFINVFFNDKLWLVIAVGVLFAGLGYAQYTGIFDITSFTQPFFQGLYELKWTVIFPIALLIIVAVIAFRYFLVRLYLDAGLAKKTSVATGGELGWVNRFGKLSTFLKNDIRLIMRNKRSRTTVMMSVFFLFYGLLFFTNAIEVYSGPFWKMFAAVFVTGGFIFSFGQFVPSWDSSYYPLMMTQNIKYKEYLKSKWLLMVVVTFISAILCIPYIYFGWDILIAILVGAIFNLGVNTHLVLLGGAFIKTPIDLQSSKKAFGDKSSFNLKTLLISLPKMLGPMALYAIGHFTVGSWLGYVLVAVAGLVGIAFRDSVFNQIIKIYKSEKYKTLAAYKQTK; encoded by the coding sequence ATGATCAAACAATTTGTAAGTCTTGAGTGGAAGGCGTTTTTTAGGAGTGCCTCATTTCAAACAAATCTTGCCTTAAAAATTTTAATGGTTTTTGGTGCTTTATCCATGATAGTATGGTTTAGCATGCTCGGTTTGGGGTTATATTTTGGATTGAAAAAAGCAGATTTAAAGCCATTACTCACGGTAAATCAATTCATGATTTATTACGTGGTAGGAGATTTAATTATACGGTACTTAGGTCAAAAAATGCCCGTGGTTAATATCAAACCCTTGTTGTTATTACCATTTAAGAAATCAAAAATTGTAAAGTTTGCCTTAGGAAAAACGGTTCTTGCATTTTGGAACTGGATGCATGCATTCTTTTTTATTCCATTTTCAATCATACTTATTGTAAAAGGGTATGACCCATTGGGGGTACTCACTTGGCATCTCGCAATGTTTTGTTTGATTTATACAAACAATTTTATCAATGTCTTTTTTAATGACAAACTTTGGCTTGTTATTGCCGTAGGTGTTTTGTTTGCAGGGCTAGGTTATGCGCAGTATACAGGAATCTTTGATATTACATCATTTACACAACCTTTTTTTCAAGGGCTATATGAATTAAAATGGACGGTTATTTTCCCTATAGCTTTGCTTATCATAGTTGCAGTTATTGCATTTAGGTATTTCTTAGTACGCTTATATCTTGATGCAGGTCTGGCTAAAAAGACGAGTGTGGCTACTGGTGGAGAATTAGGGTGGGTAAATCGTTTTGGAAAGCTGTCTACTTTCTTAAAAAATGATATACGACTTATCATGAGAAATAAACGATCTCGCACCACAGTGATGATGAGCGTGTTCTTTTTATTTTATGGATTATTATTTTTCACAAACGCTATTGAGGTGTATAGCGGTCCTTTCTGGAAGATGTTTGCCGCTGTATTTGTTACTGGAGGATTCATCTTTAGCTTTGGGCAATTTGTGCCTTCTTGGGATAGTTCATATTACCCACTCATGATGACGCAAAATATTAAATACAAGGAATATTTAAAGTCTAAGTGGTTACTCATGGTTGTTGTAACGTTTATCTCTGCTATTCTTTGTATTCCATATATCTACTTTGGGTGGGATATATTGATCGCTATATTGGTTGGTGCCATTTTTAATCTTGGCGTAAATACCCACTTAGTTTTATTGGGGGGCGCATTTATTAAAACACCCATCGATTTGCAAAGTTCAAAAAAGGCTTTTGGTGATAAAAGCTCATTCAACCTCAAAACGTTGCTCATTAGTCTACCTAAAATGTTAGGTCCTATGGCCTTGTATGCAATTGGTCATTTTACGGTAGGTTCTTGGCTAGGGTATGTGCTTGTGGCTGTTGCTGGATTAGTGGGTATTGCCTTTCGCGACAGCGTATTTAACCAAATTATTAAAATTTATAAAAGCGAGAAGTATAAAACTCTAGCCGCTTACAAACAAACTAAATAA
- a CDS encoding ABC transporter ATP-binding protein: MISIHNLSKTYNGVTVLNLEHLDIPKGQAFGLVGNNGAGKTTLFSCLLDLIKPSTGYIENGGVKVNESEDWKTYTASFIDESFLIGYLTPEEYFYFIGELRGQNKADVDALLATFADFFNDEILGKRKYLRDLSKGNQKKVGIVATLIGSPDVIILDEPFANLDPTTQIRLKGIIKKLATDQDVTVLVSSHDLQHVTEVCERIVVLEKGNQVKDIITSPATLRELEDYFAGNAVETIVAQAQMDDI; this comes from the coding sequence ATGATCTCAATACATAATTTATCAAAAACATATAACGGTGTCACTGTTTTAAACCTTGAGCATTTAGATATTCCAAAGGGTCAAGCTTTTGGACTTGTAGGAAATAATGGGGCAGGTAAAACAACCTTATTTAGCTGTTTATTGGATTTAATTAAACCATCCACTGGTTATATAGAAAATGGAGGTGTAAAAGTAAACGAAAGCGAAGATTGGAAAACCTACACCGCATCATTTATCGACGAGAGTTTTTTAATTGGTTATTTAACACCAGAGGAATACTTTTATTTTATAGGGGAACTACGTGGTCAAAATAAAGCAGATGTTGATGCACTACTCGCCACATTTGCAGATTTCTTTAATGATGAGATTCTAGGTAAGCGTAAATATTTGAGAGACTTGTCAAAAGGAAATCAGAAAAAAGTGGGTATAGTAGCAACTTTAATAGGTTCTCCAGATGTAATCATTCTTGACGAACCGTTTGCAAATCTTGACCCTACTACTCAAATAAGACTCAAAGGTATTATCAAAAAATTGGCTACTGATCAAGACGTAACTGTTTTAGTTTCTAGCCATGATCTACAGCATGTTACAGAAGTATGTGAGCGTATTGTCGTTTTAGAAAAAGGCAACCAGGTAAAAGATATAATTACCTCTCCAGCAACATTGAGAGAACTAGAAGATTATTTCGCTGGAAATGCGGTAGAAACTATAGTAGCACAAGCACAAATGGATGATATATAG